A window of Microbacterium sp. BK668 genomic DNA:
GCGTGAGGTACGAGTTGGCGGCGCGGACGAGCTGCTCGGGGAAGTACTTCGGGCTCCAGCCGGACAGGTCGATCCACGTGTTGTGCTTGTGCGTCGCGACCGACAGCGCCTCGTCCTGCCATGGCACGGAGGGGTGCGCCATGACGATCTGCAGGTCGGGGAAGTCCGCGGCGACGGGGTCGAGCAGGATCGGATTCGAAAGGGCCAGCCGCAGCCCCCGTCCGCCCGGGAGCCCCGCGCCGATGCCCGTCTGACCCGTGTGGAACAGCGCCGGGATCGCAGCATCCCGGATCGCGGCGTACAGCGGATAGAAGCGCTCGTCGCTCGGGTCGAAGCCCTGCACGGTGGGGTGGAACTTGAAGCCCCGCACGCCCTGATCGTCGATGAGCCGGCGGATGCGGTCGAGCGCGTCCTCCCGGCGGGGGTCGACGGAGCCGAAGGGGATGAGGACGTCGTTGTTGCGCGCCGCGCCCTCGGCGATGTCGGCGCTCGACAGGGGCGGATGGCCCAGCTGCTCCTCGGCATCGACCGTGAACACGACAGCCGCCATCGAGCGGTCGCGGTAGTAGGCGGCCACCGAGTCGAGATCGGGCCGGGGGCCGTCGGCCGAGAAGTAGCGCGATGCGGCGGCGACGAGATCGTCGGGGAGCGAGTGATGCCCGTGGTCGTCGACCTCGATGTGCACGTGGACGTCGATCGCGGTGATCGCGTCGACGTCGATCGCCGATTCGTAGCGGGTCATGTGCGTTTCCGGTCGTTGAGCGGGCGATGCGAGACGAGGCCGCCTAGCGCTGGAGGTCGTCGGGGAGGGGCGGGAAGGTCTCGCCGACCGACTGCAGCTGCCCGTCGACGAGGCCGGGGAACTCCGCCGAGAGCGCCTCGAACGACCAGCCCCCGTCGTGGTAGGCCGTGAGCACGGGCTCGGGGTGCGACCACAGCTGAACGCGGTCGCCCCCGACCCCGATCGCCTGGCCGGAGACGCCGGCCGCGGCATCCGTCGCCAGATACGCCACGAGGCCCGCGACGTCGTCGGAGGTGCCGAAGCCCAGGTCGTGCCGGAAGAAGGCGGGCATGGGCTCGCCCTTCTCATCGGCTTCGACGGCGGCGGCGAAGTAGGGGACGGTGGCGGTCATGGCCGTGGCGGCGACGGGGATCACCGCGTTGACGGTGATGTTCGCGCGCTTGAGCTCGAGCGCCCACGTGCGGACCATCCCGACGATGCCGGCCTTCGCCGCGGCGTAGTTCGTCTGGCCGAAGTTCCCCCGCTGGCCCGTGGGAGACCCGATGCAGATGATGCGTCCGGCGACCCCGTGCTCCCGCATCCAGATCGCCGCCTCGCGCACGCACGTGAACGTGCCGCGGAGGTGGATGCCGATCACGGTGTCGAAGTCGTCGTCGCTCATCTTCCACAGCACGGTGTCGCGCAGGACCCCCGCGTTCGTGACGAGGATGTCGAGGCCGCCGAACGCGTCGACGGCGGTCTGGACGAGCTGCGCGGCCGTCTCGGTGGGTCCGACGGGGGCGACGACCGCGACGGCGCGACCGCCGGCGCCCTCGATGGATGCGACCGCCGCAGCGGCCGCCTCGGCGTCGACGTCGTTGACGACGACGGCGGCGCCCCGGCGGGCGAGCTCCTGCGCGTAGGCGAGGCCGAGTCCTCGGCCCGATCCGGTGACGACGGCGACTTTGCCCTCGAGTTCCATCGGTGTGCTCCTTCGTGACGCGCCGTGCGGGCGGGCGACGGCCCAGGGGATCATGACACCACGAATTGATTGAGAATGTCAATGGTTGTCGATCTCATCGTTTGCTACAGTGGGCGCATGCCGAGGACGCCGTCTGACACCGCCCGCGCGGCGTCCGACCGTCTCCGTGAGAGCGACCTCGGCACCGATGTGAGCTTCCTGCTCGCCCGCGCGAACGCCCTCTCGGTGTCGGCGGGGAACGCGGCGCTCGCGCCGTTCGGGCTCAAGGTGCGATCGTTCTCGGTGCTCGCCCTCTCGGCCGGCGAGGTGCGGCCGACTCAGCGCGACCTGTCGGAGTTCCTCCGCCTCGACCCGAGCCAGGTCGTGGCGCTCGTCGACGAGCTCGAGAAGCGCGGACTCGTCGAGCGGCGACCCGACCCCGCCGACCGGAGGGCGAACGTCGTCGTCGCGACGGAGGAGGGGCGCTCGCTGCACGTTCAGGCGGCCGCGGCGACGAGGGCGGCCGAGCGATCGCTGCACGGCGACCTCGCTGCGCCGGATCGTCGGGTGCTCGCGGATCTGCTCGCGCGGATCGCGTATCCGGGGTAGGCCCCCGGCCTCGGTCCTGGCTTGTCAGCGGCGCTCGAGGACGAACCGATCGCGTCCGGCCAGCACCCCCGTGGCGAGCTGCCCGATCATCACGACGAGCACGAGCACGAGGGGCGCGACCCACCCCCCGACCGCCGCGTGCACCCAGCCGAACAGCACGGGGCCCAGCGCCGCCAGCACGTAGCCGACGGACTGGCCCATGCCCGACAGCGCGGCCGAGGCGTCGTGGTCGCGGGCGCGCTGGGCCATGAGGGTCAGGGTCATGCCGAGCGACGCGCCCGACGACAGGCCGATGAGCACGACCCAGAAGACGATCGCCCCGGGCGCTGCCATGAGCCCGAGGACCCCCACGATCCCCAGGGTCGGGATGAGTGCGGGCACGAACCTCTCGACGCGTCCGCGCAGGACGAACGGCACGATGAGGGACCCTGCCAGCGAGAAGATCTGGTAGATCATCACGTCGAAGCCCGCGACCACGGCGCTGCGGCCCGTCGAGACCGAGATCGACGCGAGCCACGTGAGCAGCATGTAGAAGGTGGATGCCTGGAACCCCATGTATGCCGCGACCACCCAGGCGACCGGATCGGACCAGATGCCGGTGCGGCCCCGGTGCCGGCCGCTGCCGGCGGCATGCGGGGCTCCGCGCGTCGCCCATCCCCAGGCGCCGATGGCGAAGGGCAGGAGGGCGAGGCCGATGACGAGGAGGGCGAATCGCCAGCCCGCCTCCCCGCCCGGGAGCTCGAGGTGGGAGACGGGGACCGCGACGCCGGAGGCGATCGCCCCGACGCCGCCGAGGAGGGCCGTGTAGACCGCCATCATCGCCGGCACGCGCGCGGGGAAGTCGCGCTTGATCGCGGCGGGCATGAGGACGTTGACGATCGCGAGGGCCGCGCCGATGATGATCGTGCCGATCCAGAGGCTCGCCGTCGGGCCGGGGATCGAACGCACGACCGTGCCTACGGCGAGGACGACGAGCGACCATGTGACGGCACGCGACATCCCGAACCGCCGGCTCAGCTCGTGCGCGACCGGCGAGACCAGGGCCCACATGAGGAGGGGAACCGCGCCGAGCAGCCCGAGGAGGGTGGGCGAGAGCGAGGTCTCGTCGCCGATCTGTCCGAGCAGCGGCCCGACGGCCGTGATCGTGGGGCGCATGTTCGCCGCGACGAGACACGTCGCGACGAGAAGCCCCGCGATCGCCGGCGCGCGCTTCCCTTCGCCCATAGGTATTGGATGCTACACCCTGGCCGTGGGGGCTGGACCGGGGGAGTGCCCCGCTTCGCGCCTCTGCTCGCCGGACCGGGTCAGGTGAGGCCCTCGAGCGGCCAGCCCGTGTAGGCCTCCGCGAGGTAAGCCCGACCGTGCTCCGACTCCACCACCGAGCGCAGCTCGCCGAGCTGGCGGCGACGGTCGAAGTCCGAGGCATCCGGTGCCACGTGGAGCATGCTCGTCATCCACCACGAGAAGTGCTGCGCCTTCCAGATGCGGTGCAGCGCCTTCTCGGGGAACGCCTCGAGCGGGCGCGAGTCGTCCTCCAGCAGAAGCGCCCGCAGCGCCTTCTCGAGCACGACCACGTCGGCGACGGCGAGGTTCATGCCCTTCGCACCGGTCGGCGGCACGGTGTGCGCCGCGTCGCCGATGAGCGCGACGCGGCCTTTCAGCAGCTCGTGCGCGACGAAGCTGCGGAACCGCAGCACGTCGCGCTGGAAGATCGGCCCTTGCGCGAGCGTCGTGCCGGGCACGCGCTTCTGCAGCTCGTCCCACAGCTGCTCCTCGGAGTACGCGGCGGGGTCGGTGTCGGGGTCGCACTGGAAGTACATGCGCTGGACGGTCGCGCTCCGCTGGCTGATGAGTGCGAATCCATCGGGGGAGTTGCTGTAGATGAGCTCTTCGGAGCTCGGCGGAGCTTCGCAGAGGATGCCGAACCAGGCGAACGGGTACTCGCGGAAGTAGCCGCCGGTCGACGAGCCGCTCACGGCCGCGCGGGCGACGCTGCGCGAGCCGTCGGCGCCCACCACGAACTCGGCCTCGATCGTGAGGGTCCGGCCCTCGGCGTCGGTCGCGATCACGGCGGGCCGGTCGGTTCCCGCGCCCTCGACGCGCTGGGCGGTCACGCCGAAGCGGAGGTCCTGTCCGCCTGCGAGGCGTGCCCGGATGAGGTCTTTCAGCACCTCGTGCTGGGGGTAGAGGTAGACCGCGCGGCCGACGAGCGCGGCGAAGTCGATGCGGTAGCCCTCCCCGGCGAAGCGGAGCTCGATGCCCTCGTGGCGGCTGGCGGCCGTCACGACCCGATCGGACGCTCCGGACGACGAGAGGACGCCGACCGTGCCCTCCTCCAGGATGCCTGCGCGGATCGTGTTCTCGATCTCCTCGCGCGTGCGCTGGTCGATCACGACGGACTCGATGCCCGCGTCGGCGAGCAGGTGCGACAGCAGCAGGCCGGCGGGGCCGGCGCCGATGATCGCGACGCGGGTCGTCACTGTGGCGGTCATTTCGCGTCTCCTTCGACGAGTGGATGCTGCGCTCCAGTGTGCTTCCGCCCGCGGGCGTCCGGACGGCGTGTTCCTGATGAACGGGAACGGGTTCCGCGGCGGCTCGACGTCGTCCCCTCCTCTCGCTTCGCTCGCTCGGGGACCGGGGCGGGGCGGCGCGAGGCCCCTCTTCCGTCCCGTCCTCCCTTCCGCCCGAGGAGCGGATGCTGTGAGCCGCCGCATTCGCCTCCGCTCGCCGGATCTCCTCCGCTCGCAGGGTCCGCGCCGCTCAGCGGCCCGAGAGGACGGCGCGGATTTCGCGCGCAGCGCGGAGGAGCTCCGAGACCGCGACCTCGGGAGGCGTCTCGCGCGGAAGGACGACCGAGAGCGCGGCGACGACCTCGCCGGTCTCGTCGCGCACCGGCACCGCGACCCCCGTCGACACCGACTCGACCGAGCCCGGCGCGACGACGAAGCCCGAGCGACGGATCGACGCCAGGACGCGGCGGAGGGACGAGGCATCCGTCATCGTGTCGGGAGAAAGGGCGGGGAGCGCGCCCGCGAGCACGCGCTCCTGCAGAGCAGGGTCGGCGTAGGCGAGCAGCACGAGACCCGACGAGGAGGCGTGGAGCGGGAGGCGGCCGGCGATGCGCGTGATGTTCGCCCCCGCCTCGGGGTGCGAGAGGCGCTCGAGGAAGAGAGCGGAGTCCTGCTCGAGCACGGCGAGCTGAGTGTGCTCGCGGACGCGCGCCTGGATGCGCTCCATGGACGGGAGCGCAGCCTGCCGAAGACGCAGGGCCCGCGAGCCGCGCAGGGCGAGCTCCCACAGGCGCAGGCCGAGCCGCACGCGGTGCTCGTGATCGCGGTCGAGGAGCCCCTCGGCGACGAGTTCGTCGACGAGGCGGTGCGCGGTGGACGAGGGGAGCCCGGCGCGACGGCCGATCTCGGACGCGGTCTGCACCGTCCGGTCGGCCGTGAATGTCTCGAGCACCCGCACGATGCGCTGCGTCATCGAGTCGCCCGACGGCGAGTTGGCCATGGGCTCAGGATGCCACGCCCCTTCGCCCGGGCAGGGCGCGATTCGTCGTCGCTGCTCGGCTGCTCCGCTCGACGGCCGAGCAGGGACGGCGGGTAGCCTCGGAGGCGGGAGGACACGTGGCCGACGAGGGAGAGGGAATGCTCGCCCGCGCGATGCGCGTGCTGCAGTGCTTCACAGACGACGAGCCCGCGCTCTCAGCCGCCCGGCTGGGCGAGCTGACGGGGCTGCCGAGCTCTTCCCTGCACCGGCTGCTGGCGTCGTTGACCGAGTTCGGGCTCCTCACGCGGGCCGCGGGACACCGCTACACGATCGGCGTGCGGCTGTGGGAGCTCGGCGAGCTCTCGCCGCTGTCGCTGCACCTGCGAGAGACGGCCCTCCCGCACATGCTGAGGCTCTACGAGGCGACGGGCGAGAACGTCCACCTCGCGGTGCTCGACGCGCCGACGCCCGACACCGCCTCGGCTCTCTACGTCGGGCGGCTCACCGGCACGGGTTCGATCCCGACGCTCAGCCGCATGGGCGGGCGGCATCCGCTGCACACGACCGGGGTCGGCAAGGCCCTGCTCGCCACGCGCGACGCCCTGTGGCTCGAGCGGTACTTCGCCGCCCCCCTCGAGCGCGAGACGACGCACTCGATCACGTCGGAGCGGGAGCTGCGGCTCGACCTCGAGCGTACGCGGGCGCGCGGCTACGCGACGACCCACGAGGAGATGACCCTCGGAAACGTCTCGGTCGCCGCCGCCCTCGGCCCCGTCGACGGGCTCCCGCCCGCAGCGGTCGGCGTGGTGGTGCACCTGGAGCGGGCGGACGAGCGGCGCCTCGGGCCTCTCGTCGTACAGGCGGCGCGCGACATCCGTGCCGCCCTCCTCGCCGATTCCCGCTGAGCGGGATCGCTCCCGGGGATGCTCCGATCCCGGTGCGACCCTGAAGACGACCACGTGTGAACCGTCGAAGGGGACTTCATGACCGTCGTCGAGTCCGATCCGAACAGCCAGGAGGCCTTCTCGTCCTCCGTCGTGCTCGAACAGACCGCGGCCGCGCCCGAGACGCTGCTCGCCTCGCACGACATGCCGTCGCAGGCCCGGATCACTCAGGAGATCCTCGACCTCCACGCCGACGCCGAGCGCCGCCTCGCCGCCGGCGAGCGGGTGCCGGCGACGCTCTACGACTTCGCGCCGTACCGCTCCAGCATCCTCCGCCATCCGACCAAGAACCCCCGCCTCGTCGACCCCGAGACCATCGAGCTGTGGTCTCCCGCGTTCGGGCAGCGCGACGTCGCACAGATCGAGTCGGATCTGACCCTGCAGCACAGGGGCGAGCCGCAGGGCGAGCGCATCACGATCGAGGGCCGCCTGCTCGACTCGTGGGGCCGTCCGCTGCGCAACCAGCTCGTCGAGATCTGGCAGGCCAACGCCGCGGGACGCTACATCCACCAGCGCGACCAGCACCCCGCGCCGCTCGACCCGAACTTCACGGGAGCCGGGCGGATCGTCACGACCGACGAGGGCTTCTGGAAGTTCACGACGATCAAGCCCGGTCCCTATCCCTGGAAGAACCACATCAACGCGTGGCGTCCGGCGCACATCCACTTCTCGATCTTCGGCTCGGCGTTCACGCAGCGGATCATCACGCAGGTCTACTTCCCGGGCGACCCGCTCTTCCCGCTCGACCCCATCTACAACACGATCCGCAGCCAGAAGGACCGCGACCGCCTGATCGCGGCCTACGACCACGACCTCACGGTGCCCGAGTTCTCGATGGGCTACCGCTGGGACATCGTCGTCGACGGTCCCGACGCGACCTGGTTCGAATCCGAGGAGGGCGAGTGATGCGGGCGGCGACGAGAAGCGACCGGTTCAGCCGGGCGAAGGATGAAAAGGACGGGGAGGCCTGACATGACCGCGCACGACTCCGCAGCCGCCCTCGCCGGCCGCCCGGCCAAGACCCATGAGCCGACGTCAGGTCAGACGATCGGGCCGTTCTTCGCGTTCGGCCTCAACTATCCGAAGATGCACGAGGTCGCCTCCCCGCACTCGCCGGGCGCGATCGTGCTCGGCGGCACCGTCTACGACGGAGCGGGCAGCCCGATCCCCGACGCGTGCGTCGAGATCTGGGGCGCCGACGCCGACGGGTCGCTTCCGCGCGGCCGGGGATCCCGCCGGCGCGACGACCACACCTTCACGGGCTTCGGCCGCTCGCACACGAACGACGAGGGGCACTTCGAGTTCTGGACGCGCAACCCCGGCTCGATCGCCGGCGAGGCGCCGTTCTTCGCCGCCGTAGTCTTCGCGCGGGGGCTTCCGAACAAGCTGCACACCCGCATCTACCTCCCCGAGGACGCCGAGCGCCTCGCCGCCGATCCTCTCCTGTCGTCGCTCGACCAAAGCGAGCGCGCTACGCTCATCGCGACGCGCGGGGCCGACGGATCGCTGCACTTCGACATCCGTCTGCAGGGCGATCGGGAGACGGTGTTCCTGACCTATTGACCGCGCGACTCCGGACGAAAGGGCCCATCGTGAGCGAGTCGCCCCTCGACGTCGGTCTGCTGACCCCCGTTGCCGTCGGCAACGACGATGCGGTGACGGATGCCGCGTTCCTCACCGCGCTCGTGCACGCCGAGGTCGCGCTCGTCCGAGCGTACGAGGCGGTCGGCACCGCGCCGCGAGGAACGGGCGACGCGCTGCAGGCGGCGCTCAACGAGGCGGCGCCGATCGATGCGGCGGCGCTCGCCGCGGCATCCGTCGCCGGAGGCAACCCCGTCATCCCGCTCGTCGCGCAGCTTCGGGAGCGCGTGCCGGCGGACGTGCGCGCGTGGGTTCACCGCGGCGCGACGAGCCAGGACGTCCTCGACACCGCGCTCGCCTTCGTCGCTCGCGACGCGTCGGACCTCGTGTCCGGGTCGCTGCGCGAGACGGTTCGGGCGCTCGAGCCCTTCGCCCGCGCGCACCGGGACGACGTGGCCGCGGCGCGCACACTCACGCAGCACGCCGTGCCCACGACCGTCGGGCTCCGAGCGGCGAACTGGCTGCGGGGCGTGCGCCGTGCCGAGGAGCGGGTGGATGCCGCGACCCGGGCTCTTCCCGCACAGCTCGGCGGTGCCGCCGGAACCCTCGCGTCGTTCGTCGCCGTCGCGGGCGCCGAGGCGGCCGGCCGTCTGCCGGGCGCCTACGCCGAGGCGCTGCGGCTCGCGACGCCCGAAAGTCCGTGGCACACGACCCGCTGGCCGATCACGGAGCTCGGCGACGCCCTCGTGCAGGCGATCGACGCCGTCGGAGTGGTCGCCGCCGACGTCGCGACGCTCTCGCGCACCGAGATCGGCGAGCTGCGCGAGGGCTCGGGCGGAGGGTCGTCGGCGATGCCGCAGAAGCGGAACCCCGCGGCATCCGTCCTCATCCGCTCCGCCGCCATGCGCGCGCCCCAGCTCGGCGCGTCGCTCCACCTCGCCGCCGCGCTCGCGGTCGACGAGCGCCCCGACGGTGCGTGGCACGCCGAGTGGCCGACGCTGCGGGAGCTGCTTCGTCTCGCGCTCGGCGCGACGGCGCAGGCCGCGACGCTCGTGCGGGGGCTGCGGGTCGACGCCGACGCGGTCGCGCGCAACCTGGCGGAGACTGGCGGTCTCATCCTGGCCGAACGCCTCTCGATCGTGCTCGGCCCCGTCGTCGGGGCGAAGCGCGTCGCCCGCATCGTTCGTGCGGCGGGCGCGGGCGAAGACCTCGAGGCGCTCGTCGAGGAGGCGCTCGTCGAGGCCGGCACCTCGGCGGTCGACGTCGGGCCCCTGCTCGATCCAGCGAACTACACCGGCCTCGCGGGCGACCTCGTCGACCGCGTCGCCCCGCCCCATCCGGAGAACGAGGGAAACGTGAGCCTCCCGACCATCGCCCTCTCGAAACCCGCCGGACCCGACGGTGCGCCGCTGCTCGTGCTCGGAGCATCGCTCGGGACCTCGAGCGTCCTCTGGGAGGACGCCCTTCCGGCTCTCGCCGAGCGGTACCGCGTGGCGGTCCTCGACATGCCGGGCCACGGCGCCGCGCCGCCCACCCGGGAGCCGTTCACGATCGGAGCCATCGCCGACGCCGTGGCGCGCGCGATCGAGGAGCGGGGCGAGCAGCGCGTCCTCTACGCCGGGGTGTCGCTGGGCGGCGCCGTCGGCCTCGAGCTGCTGCTGCGGCATCCCGGGCTGGTGCGCGCCGCGGCGATCCTCGCGTCGGGAGCGAAGCTCGGCGAACCCCAGGGGTGGCGCGACCGCGCCGCGCAGGTGCGCGCGCAGAGCACGTCGAGCCTCATCATCGCGTCGGCCCAGCGCTGGTTCGCGCCAGGGTCCATCGAGCGCAACCCCGTCATCACCGGCCGCCTCCTGCACGCCCTGCAGGATACGGACGACGAGAGCTATGCCCTGTGCTGCGAGGCGCTCGCGGACTTTGACGTCAGGGAGCTGCTGCCCGACATCGAAGTGCCCGTGCTGGCGGTGTGGGGAGCCCATGACGAGGTGACCCCCGAGCGCTCCCTGCGTCTGGTCGCTGAGGGCGTGCGGGACGGGCGCGCGGTCGGCCTCGCCGAGGCATCCCATCTGCCGCCCGCCGACGACGCCGTCGAGACGGCGGCGGTGCTGCTGCGGTTCTTCGACGAGATCACGGAAGGACGAACGGATGCCGCGGCCTGACGGGGACGGACTGACCGACGCCGAGCGGTGGGAGCAGGGCATGCGCGTCCGGCGGGCCGTGCTGTCGGACGAGCACGTGGACCGCTCGATCGCGAACACGACCGAGCTGACCGCGGACTTCCAGGACTTCATCACGCGCGTCGCGTGGGGCGACGTCTGGTCGCGCCCGGGTCTGGACCGCCGGTCGCGCTCCGTGGCAGTGCTGACGTCGCTCATCGCGCACGGGCATCACGAGGAGCTCGCGATGCATGTGCGAGCCGCGCTGCGCAACGGCCTCACGGTGGACGAGATCCGCGAGGTCATCCTGCAGTCCGCCGTGTACTCGGGCGTTCCCGCCGCGAACACCGCCTTCCGGATCGCCTCCCAGGTCCTCGCCGAGGCCGGCGACGCCTCGGGGCTCTAGGCTCGCCCCGTGACCGAGGTCCTTTCCGGGCGCGCCGCCGGGCGCGACGACCGCATCACGCTGCGGTTCATGACGACGCCCGCCGACACGGCGGCCGGCGGCCGGTCGGTCGCCGCGGGCAGCGTCATGGAGTGGATCGACAAGGCCGGCTACGCGTGCGCCGTCGGGTGGGCCGGGGCCTACTGCGTCACCGCCTATGTCGGGAATGTGCGCCATCGCCGGCCGATCGCCCCCGGGAGCCTCATCGAGGTGCAGGCCCGGCTCATCCACACCGGCCGCACGAGCATGCACGTCGTCGTGACGGTGTCGTCCGCCGAGGTCGAGACCCGCGTGTACACGCCCGCGACGACGTGCATCCTCATCTTCGTCGCCAAGGGCCCGGACGGGCGTCCGGCCGAGGTCCCGGAGTGGCAGCCCGTCTCGCGCTCCGACCGCAAGCTCGCCGGGGCGGCGCTCGACCGCATCCCGTCGCGGGCCGAGATCAAGCGGCTCATGCTCGATGAGGACTACGGTGCGCCCACGGAGGCGCCGATCGTGACGATGCGCTTCCTCGTGCCGCCGGGCGTCGTCAACTGGGGCGGCAAGGCGCACGGCGGGACCGTCATGCGCTGGATCGATGAGGCGGCCTACGCGTGCGCGGCGGGGTGGGCCGGGGACGGCGCGGATGCGAGCGCCGCCGTCGCGGTCTACTCCGGCGGCATCCACTTCTTCGCGCCGGTGCGCATCGGCGATCTCGTGGAGGTCGAGGCACGCATCGTCTACACGAGCGCGCACAGCATGCACGTCAGCATCCGCGTGTCGTCGGCCGATCCCCGGACGCCGCACGAGCTGACCCTCACGACGCAGTGCCTGAGCGTCTTCGTCGTCCCGGGGCCGGACGGCGTGGCCGCCGCGGTGCCGCAATGGCGCCCCACCACGCCTGAGGACGTGCGGCTGTGGGAGCACGCGCGCGACATCATCCGCCTGCGCGAGGGGATCGTGCCGATCCCGGCCTCGCTGACGCTCGAGCCCTGACTCTCGCACGCGGTGCTCGGATGTCCGGCGCCGTACCTCTTCTCACTGCGATCGGTCGGAGGACGGGCTGGCGACCGAGCGGACTCCTCGGCTGTGCTGGTTTGCGCGCGCGTCGGCGGGTCGCCCGGCCCGTGATTCCCACCGACCGGGATCGATCGTGCCGGCGTGGCGGCTGCGGAGTAGTCTGAGTCGAGCCATCCAGCGAACGATCGTTCGCAGAGCGAACAAGGAGCATTGCGTGATCGACAAGAGCGTTCCGGATGCCGAGGCCGCCGTCGCCGGCATCCCCGACGGCTCCGTGGTCATGATCGGCGGGTTCGGCCGCGCCGGCCAGCCGGTCGAGCTCATCGACGCGCTCATCGCGCAGGGCGCGTCGGATCTCACGATCGTCAACAACAACGCCGGGAACGGCGACACCGGACTTGCGGCGCTGCTCGCGAAGGGGCGCGTCCGGAAGATCGTGTGCTCCTTCCCCCGCCAGTCCGACTCGTGGGTCTTCGACGCGCTGTACCGCGACGGGAAGATCGAGCTCGAGCTCGTCCCGCAGGGCAACCTCGCCGAGCGGATCCGCGCCGCCGGTGCGGGGATCGGCGCGTTCTTCTCGCCGACCGGGGTCGGCACACAGCTCGCCGAAGGCAAGGAGGCCCGCGAGATCGACGGCCGCCAGTACGTCCTGGAGTACCCGATCACGGCGGACTTCGCGCTGATCAGCGCATGGAAGGCCGATCGCTGGGGGAACCTCGTCTACCGCGAGACGGCGCGGAACTTCGGGCCCGTCATGGCGTCGGCCGC
This region includes:
- a CDS encoding alpha/beta fold hydrolase, encoding MSESPLDVGLLTPVAVGNDDAVTDAAFLTALVHAEVALVRAYEAVGTAPRGTGDALQAALNEAAPIDAAALAAASVAGGNPVIPLVAQLRERVPADVRAWVHRGATSQDVLDTALAFVARDASDLVSGSLRETVRALEPFARAHRDDVAAARTLTQHAVPTTVGLRAANWLRGVRRAEERVDAATRALPAQLGGAAGTLASFVAVAGAEAAGRLPGAYAEALRLATPESPWHTTRWPITELGDALVQAIDAVGVVAADVATLSRTEIGELREGSGGGSSAMPQKRNPAASVLIRSAAMRAPQLGASLHLAAALAVDERPDGAWHAEWPTLRELLRLALGATAQAATLVRGLRVDADAVARNLAETGGLILAERLSIVLGPVVGAKRVARIVRAAGAGEDLEALVEEALVEAGTSAVDVGPLLDPANYTGLAGDLVDRVAPPHPENEGNVSLPTIALSKPAGPDGAPLLVLGASLGTSSVLWEDALPALAERYRVAVLDMPGHGAAPPTREPFTIGAIADAVARAIEERGEQRVLYAGVSLGGAVGLELLLRHPGLVRAAAILASGAKLGEPQGWRDRAAQVRAQSTSSLIIASAQRWFAPGSIERNPVITGRLLHALQDTDDESYALCCEALADFDVRELLPDIEVPVLAVWGAHDEVTPERSLRLVAEGVRDGRAVGLAEASHLPPADDAVETAAVLLRFFDEITEGRTDAAA
- the pcaC gene encoding 4-carboxymuconolactone decarboxylase; protein product: MPRPDGDGLTDAERWEQGMRVRRAVLSDEHVDRSIANTTELTADFQDFITRVAWGDVWSRPGLDRRSRSVAVLTSLIAHGHHEELAMHVRAALRNGLTVDEIREVILQSAVYSGVPAANTAFRIASQVLAEAGDASGL
- a CDS encoding hotdog domain-containing protein: MTEVLSGRAAGRDDRITLRFMTTPADTAAGGRSVAAGSVMEWIDKAGYACAVGWAGAYCVTAYVGNVRHRRPIAPGSLIEVQARLIHTGRTSMHVVVTVSSAEVETRVYTPATTCILIFVAKGPDGRPAEVPEWQPVSRSDRKLAGAALDRIPSRAEIKRLMLDEDYGAPTEAPIVTMRFLVPPGVVNWGGKAHGGTVMRWIDEAAYACAAGWAGDGADASAAVAVYSGGIHFFAPVRIGDLVEVEARIVYTSAHSMHVSIRVSSADPRTPHELTLTTQCLSVFVVPGPDGVAAAVPQWRPTTPEDVRLWEHARDIIRLREGIVPIPASLTLEP
- a CDS encoding 3-oxoacid CoA-transferase subunit A; translation: MIDKSVPDAEAAVAGIPDGSVVMIGGFGRAGQPVELIDALIAQGASDLTIVNNNAGNGDTGLAALLAKGRVRKIVCSFPRQSDSWVFDALYRDGKIELELVPQGNLAERIRAAGAGIGAFFSPTGVGTQLAEGKEAREIDGRQYVLEYPITADFALISAWKADRWGNLVYRETARNFGPVMASAATTTIVQVDEIVPLGSLDPENVVTPGLFVDRVVAVGERRWLQRGEFVGGVDLEGRPLADPSTSSGTGKRSGTKEAGR